In the genome of Eschrichtius robustus isolate mEscRob2 chromosome 2, mEscRob2.pri, whole genome shotgun sequence, the window CTGGCCCAGCATAAGGTGAGCCGTCCCCGCCCCAGCCACCGACCTCTCCCAGGGTCTGCACCTCGTGAGCTGGGGCCTACTCTGTGGAGCAGGAGCCGTTGGTGCAGGAGTCAAGGCTGGGACACCAGCGAGGAGGCACATGGTCACCAGCCCAGATTGGCGCTGGGTGGACAGATCTGGGGCAGATTTGGAAGAAGGGGACAGCAGGGTCTGCAGTAGTTGTGACCTGTGTGGTGAGAAGGAGGCAGCCGTATGAGGGAAGGATatgccaggcagagagaacagcctgCTCAAAGGCCCTGAGCCATAGTCACCGTGTGTTCACAGAAAGCCCAGACTGATGAGGGGTGGGAGTCGCAGGAGGAAAGATCAGGGGCTGGAGGGGGCTGCTCTCTACAGCCTTGATGATTGGTGTTCGGGTGCTCCATCCCAGGGGGCTGGGAGAATGGAGGTAGCAGCCACCCCTGCTAACAGCCCCCAACCCCCCCGCAGGCTGACATGCAGCGGTGGGAGGAGCAGAGCCAGGGAGCCATCTACACGGTGGAGTACGCCTGCAGGTGAGCGCCACAGCCTCCGCACTGCCACGGTTGCCCTGTTATGCCCCGGATGTTCAGGGGCATCTCAGCCAGCTGCCCGTGAGCCTTGCCCTGCCGAACCCACCTGAGTAGAGGCATGCGGATCTGGACTCACCTGGCCACAGGGCAAAATTCCAGCCCAGACCTGTGCTTCTCGCTATTTGACTGGTGCCCGTGTGTCTCAGGCAGGCTTCTTCCCGGCCCTCAACCCCTCCCCATGTGTCACAGGAGGGGCTGATAAGGACTCCAGGAGGTGCCTCAAGGGGCCAATGTTCCCCACCCACAGTCAGGACCACAGACTGGCTGGTGGGGTGGATGGCAGCTGTGGGGGAGGGCCAAAACATGAATAtgactgtttatttttaaatttttatttctttccagttttttataTTGTGGTAAGATGCAAATtcatcatcttaaccatttttaagtgtgcagttcagtggtattaaatacactCATAATGCTGTGCAACTgtccccaccatccatctccagaattcttttcatcttgcaaaactacaactctgtccccattaaacactaactccctattccccaccccccattccTGGCACCCACCATTCAGCTTTCTGTCTAAGAATCTGACTATTCTAGggacctcacataagtggaatcatacggtatttgtctttctgagaccatcttctttcacttaccgtaatgtcttcaaggttcatccatgttgtagcatgtgtcagaatttccttccttttttagggctgaataatattccatcatatggatggaccacattttgtttatccattcatctgttgatggacatttgggttgcttccatgttttggctactatgaataaagcttctgtgACCGTGGGTAtcccatttattatttttgtttgtttaactttctcCAAATATCCAGATTTTTTAACCCCAAGTGAAAGATGTGCCTGAGAATAAAAAGCAGTAGTTGTTGTTTCTTCCCATTATTGCAGCTTTGCCAGCCTTGCCTCCTGtgctcctgttggttctgttccgCATGACTGTATTTCATGCCCTGGCTTGTTCCGTTTGCTTTAGGAGTTGGTGACTTTAATTAGGAGTGCTGTTTGCCCCTGGCTCGGGCTGTGGGTTGTTTCGGTGGAGGCTGGATACTCCCCAGCAGCTCTCGTCCGTGGCACTGTGcggtttgcctgcctgtttctgtTGTGTGGTCGAAGGTTCCTTGACAGGAAGTCGTGCCGCTGGGAGTTCTGCCTTCACCAGCCTTGGCCCTTCCGCTGGGACGGGAGGGTGACCCAGACAGATGGCATCTTCCTGAGGATGGTGGTCACAGACACCCTCCTTAGCTCCAGGAAGAGTAGAAAAGAAATGGGAGTTTTTCTCGCAGCTGCTGAATAGTTCCCAGACAGCCAAGAGTTCATCAGAAAGGTCCAGGTTCAAGGAAGAACAAATCAAAGTCTGTACTTTCTCCCAGTTCCTCTAGCTGTGCTATCCAGTGCAGGAGCCCGGATCCCAGGTGGCTGTTTAcacttaaattttaatgaaataaaacgaAAGATTCAGCTCCTCAGTCTCAtgaaccacatttcaagtgcttagcAGCCCTGGGCTAGGCAGGGGGCCAGTCTACTCCGAGCTCTGAGCACTTTTCTTTAGTGAGATGTGAATTTCTCTAATGCTGAGAGACTGTTTCCTTTACGGACACGAAAGTGCCCTTTTAGTTGTTGAAATGCTTTGTGCAGCGTTAACGGTTGGTGTAAAACTGAAAGATAATAAAATGGTATATTGGTTGGGGTGAACTATTCAGTAGTGAGCTTATGTTAGACAGCTTTTTATCAAGGTGGACGGGCACTAGGAAAGCTGACTACATTTGGTGGTGTCAGATGAGCGGGCGACAGCCAACGCCTTTTGATCTCATAGCCATAAGCAGGTCCCTGActgatgataaatgggagtgatttctttgtctttaacagAAGGACTTTAAAACGACCCTCTTATTTTTACTGCAGGTGTCGTTGCACAGGCAACTTTCTGGCGTTAGCAAGGCCCCGCGTGGCTTGGTGAATCTGTTCCTGTAGTGCTGTTGGAAGGGACGTTTTCATTAGACATCCATCAATGTGGCTTCAACACCAGAGCTTAGCACAGCTTTGCAGTAGTGCCCCTCTAACGGCGATGAGTCTAAACTCACCTCTAGAGCTTTTCACAGTCCAGATGACAAGCTTCCTGATTCAGAGGCAGGAATGGGTTCCCTAAGAAGAAAGCAAGATATTTTTGAGGTCATTTTTGCATGCTTATAGCTCCTTCAAAGCATTAGATGGTCTAGCAGCCGTTAAGCGAAAGTTGCATGTTGCCATCCAGTGCTCTGTTGCATAGGGAAATCTAAACTTTAAGCCCACAGTGAGCCCTCAGGGAGGCCCATGGAATCCTCCAGGTGCCTGATGAGTGCCGGCCCACACAGGCATCCGCTGAGCTCTGGTTGGGGGGCGAAGAGAGCGTGGTGCCGCTGACTGGGTCCATCCTCCCATTTCAGTGCCGTGAAGAACCTTGTCGACAGCAGCGTCTACTTCCGCAGCGTGGAGGGCCTCCTCAAACAGGCCATCAGCATCCGAGACCACATGAACGCCACAGCCCAGGGCCACAGGTAGTTCCCGGGACCGCCCGCCCCTGCTGCTCTCAGCCTCCTTGCTGTAAGGACCTTCGCTGCTCAGCCAGGAGCTGCCACTTCTCGCTCCGTAGACAACTCCCCCTCTTCATCTTACGGTGGCCGGTGACTTCCTCTCATCCTTTGGCGTCTGTAGTGGGAGAGTTCAGTCACTCGGCACCCAGCTCCTGAGCTCTGCTGTgtgcctggccctgggctgggtgctggggacacagtagTGACCAAGACGGGTGTGCTCGTGGCCTCACGGGGAGACACACAGCAACCAGGTAAACACGGAACAGACAAGAACATTTCAGACacatgtgaaggaggaaaagggcTGTGGGGGCCTCTCTGGGGAGGCGGCAGAGGTGTGAGCAGAGGCTTGAACAACCTGCAGACAGAGATGACCCGGGGTCGGTGCTCCACACACGTCGGCGGCAGGGCAGAGGCCCGGGGCCTGGTGAGCTGGGTGTGTTGGAGGAACATCTGAGGCAGGTATGGCTGCAGTGGGTGAGCGAAAGGGAGATTGGGtcagggaggtgggcaggggcctcGAGGGCAGCTGGGAGGGCGCCCGGAGCTGAAAGAGGCTTTGAGCCAATGACCAGACGgtctaaaaatgaaaactacttaCAGTTCTTACATACCGGGGAGAGAGTTTTTGGAGAAGtagctctttttgtttttgttttcattataacTTAATAAACATGCATGTAAACACATGCGCACGTGCTGTAAGCCATCACTCGACCTTGAGATGTGTCTGGCTCCTGCAGTGTGGGGTTTTGGCATGCCTGTCCCTGACCAGgcacttagaaagaaaaaaaactgtgttGCTGCCTGTGATAATTGAGACAAAACAACTGTCAAAACCAAAAaagccttaaaaacaaaaaacaaacaacaacagcaacaaaaaaccaaaaaagcctTGCAAATGTGTAAGAAGGGATGTGCAGCAACCTGCCCTCTGAGGGTAGCATGAGAGGGGTTCATGATGGTTCACTCGCACTAGATAACCATCTGGCTCTGGCTGCTCTGCCCCGGGTGGGTGACAGCCATTGGGACTGGAGTTCACTGCATCAAGCCTTGCACAGTGCCATACACACAGTAGGGCCTCAAAAACCATAGCTTTTACTTTTAACTCAGTTTCCCAGCTGCTTCCAAAAGCCCTGCTTCTGCCTGCTGTTGCAAAAATGCAACATGCCTCTGAAAGACACCAGTAGCAACTTGTGTAGTAGCTACTCACCTGCTATTGCGTCTCTTAGCAAGCCCCGGGGGTTTGAAGCTCCCAGTCCTATGTGAGACCCAGGCATGACCTCTGAAGTGGGTGGCTGGTCCCATTTTTACAGAGGATGCCCTGAAGGCTCAGGCCAGGGGTCTTGGGGGACTGGAGTGTGACCCCAATGCACAATCCAGCCTAGCCGAGCAGGCCTCATGGCCTCTGACCTCAGCCTCATGGACGCTGCACATGTTTTGTTCCAGCCCCGAGGAGCCGCCCCCGTCCTCCTCAGCCTGATCCCGGAAGAGACTTGGAGGTGCTTTGGCCCCTCTGACTCAGGTCAGTGCCAAGTGGGGCCGTAAGCCTCTCTGTGCTCCGTGCTCTGAACTAACCCATGCTCTCGGCATCCAAGAACGGACCTACTTGACTAACCACTCGAGTTTTCTCCCTGGGCTTGTAGGATGGTTTCATCCGCGGGAGGCTAGAGGGTAGGGGCACCTTGTGCCCTCTGCTGCTCAGGGCTGTTGTCAGCCCATCTCCCTTGTGCTCTCTCTGTCATCTTCCTGCCCCTTATCCAGGCCACAGGCCCTGTCCTGATCCCAAGGACCCCTGCCCCCCAAGACAGAGGGGAGCCCCATTTTCCATACCCTTCCACATGCCAGCTGCTTGCTTTACCCAAACACATTGTCTCAGGCAGAGCCCAGCAGGACTGTTACCCACCCAGCTCTGGAATCTTCATTCTACTGCtgacctgctgtgtgaccctgagcaagtcccTCCCCACTCTGGTCTCTGCTTTTCCCTTCTGTCAGAGTGCTTCATTAGGCGCAgctgtatacagtgatgtgtattgTAGCAGTCAGCTACTGCTGCATGACAAActatcccaaaacttagtggcttatgACACCAATCATTTGCCTGCTACAGTTGTGCAGTTTGGGTTGGACTCAGCCGGGCAGTTTTGCTGGGCTCACCTGGGTGCTACTTGTGGATCTTGTGGGAGCTTGATGGGGCCAGATAGTCAGAAGTAGCCTCACATCTGGCCCTTGACCAGTGCTGTCTGCTGCTGGTTGGGAGGCGGGTGTCTGGTCCTCCACGTGGCCTCTCCAGCAGGACAGCCCAAGCTTCTCCTGGTGGTTGGGCGCCCGGTGTGCACGTGTTCATCCAGCCTTCCCTTGCTTCAGTTATGGCTGTCCCATTGGTCAAGGCCAGTCACGTGACCAGGACCAGATGGGAGAGGACTGCAGGAGGGCTTCAGTACTGGGAGGTGTGGTTGACCATCTGAGGAGAGCGTGGCACCAAGAAAGGCCTAGTGTCTTGTTATTCTGTGCTCATGCAGGGCAGACACAGTACCCAAGGGACTGACTGAGCCCGCAGCTTGTGTAGCTCTCACAGCCCCCTGCTCATTTGCTGCGATTGTGCTCTGTGCTGTGGAGGTCTTCTCAGAGGGTCAAGGGAGGCGTGGGAGGGGACAGGGCCCCCACAGCTCCTAGAGCAGCAGCCCCGAGAGCCAAGAGGCAGCAGAGTTCATGGGTGTGCAGTCAGAGTTCTTATCGGGCACTTGCTATGTGACGGGCTTAGCTCTGGGCATAGGTGTGGTGAGGAATCCCACAGACTGTGGGGTCACTTGGGGGACATCTGGGAGGGcctggagcaagaggggctgcCAAGGGGGTCATCAACCCACCCCATTTCCCCCCCATTGTTGCCCACCAGCCCTGGACCCACACCCCACCATCTCCTCCATCCTATCCCCTGTGCCCTGGTGCCTCCCACCCTCAAGCCTCAAGGATGCTGCCCTCTCCACCCGTCCACAGTCAGTGTGTTTCTCCTGCTCCTGCCTGGAGCGTCCAGGCAAGCCATGAGCATCCAGGGTCATCTGCTGTCCCTTTACTGCTACTGCTGCGCCCCCTCAGAACAAAATGCTCTGTGGCTCCTCC includes:
- the LOC137759904 gene encoding BLOC-1-related complex subunit 8 isoform X2, giving the protein MEEPEMQLKGKKVTDKFTESVYVLANEPSVALYRLQEHVRRSLPELAQHKADMQRWEEQSQGAIYTVEYACSAVKNLVDSSVYFRSVEGLLKQAISIRDHMNATAQGHSPEEPPPSSSA